In Papio anubis isolate 15944 chromosome 17, Panubis1.0, whole genome shotgun sequence, the following are encoded in one genomic region:
- the CHD3 gene encoding chromodomain-helicase-DNA-binding protein 3 isoform X14, translating to MKEADTVILWARSKNDQLRISFPPGLCWGDRMPDKDDIRLLPSALGVKKRKRGPKKQKENKPGKPRKRKKRDSEEEFGSERDEYREKSESGGSEYGTGPGRKRRRKHREKKEKKTKRRKKGEGDGGQKQVEQKSSATLLLTWGLEDVEHVFSEEDYHTLTNYKAFSQFMRPLIAKKNPKIPMSKMMTILGAKWREFSANNPFKGSAAAVAAAAAAAAAAVAEQVSAAVSSATPIAPSGPPALPPPPAADIQPPPIRRAKTKEGKGPGHKRRSKSPRVPDGRKKLRGKKMAPLKIKLGLLGGKRKKGGSYVFQSDEGPEPEAEESDLDSGSVHSASGRPDGPVRTKKLKRGRPGRKKKKVLGCPAVAGEEEVDGYETDHQDYCEVCQQGGEIILCDTCPRAYHLVCLDPELDRAPEGKWSCPHCEKEGVQWEAKEEEEEYEEEGEEEGEKEEEDDHMEYCRVCKDGGELLCCDACISSYHIHCLNPPLPDIPNGEWLCPRCTCPVLKGRVQKILHWRWGEPPVAVPAPQQADGNPDVPAPRPLQGRSEREFFVKWVGLSYWHCSWAKELQLEIFHLVMYRNYQRKNDMDEPPPLDYGSGEDDGKSDKRKVKDPHYAEMEEKYYRFGIKPEWMTVHRIINHSVDKKGNYHYLVKWRDLPYDQSTWEEDEMNIPEYEEHKQSYWRHRELIMGEDPAQPRKYKKKKKELQGDGPPSSPTNDPTVKYETQPRFITATGGTLHMYQLEGLNWLRFSWAQGTDTILADEMGLGKTIQTIVFLYSLYKEGHTKGPFLVSAPLSTIINWEREFQMWAPKFYVVTYTGDKDSRAIIRENEFSFEDNAIKGGKKAFKMKREAQVKFHVLLTSYELITIDQAALGSIRWACLVVDEAHRLKNNQSKFFRVLNGYKIDHKLLLTGTPLQNNLEELFHLLNFLTPERFNNLEGFLEEFADISKEDQIKKLHDLLGPHMLRRLKADVFKNMPAKTELIVRVELSPMQKKYYKYILTRNFEALNSRGGGNQVSLLNIMMDLKKCCNHPYLFPVAAMESPKLPSGAYEGGALIKSSGKLMLLQKMLRKLKEQGHRVLIFSQMTKMLDLLEDFLDYEGYKYERIDGGITGALRQEAIDRFNAPGAQQFCFLLSTRAGGLGINLATADTVIIFDSDWNPHNDIQAFSRAHRIGQANKVMIYRFVTRASVEERITQVAKRKMMLTHLVVRPGLGSKAGSMSKQELDDILKFGTEELFKDENEGENKEEDSSVIHYDNEAIARLLDRNQDATEDTDVQNMNEYLSSFKVAQYVVREEDKIEEIEREIIKQEENVDPDYWEKLLRHHYEQQQEDLARNLGKGKRVRKQVNYNDAAQEDQDNQSEYSVGSEEEDEDFDERPEGRRQSKRQLRNEKDKPLPPLLARVGGNIEVLGFNTRQRKAFLNAVMRWGMPPQDAFTTQWLVRDLRGKTEKEFKAYVSLFMRHLCEPGADGSETFADGVPREGLSRQQVLTRIGVMSLVKKKVQEFEHINGRWSMPELMPDPSADSKRSSRASSPTKTSPTTPEASATNSPCTSKPATPAPSEKGEGIRTPLEKEEAENQEEKPEKNSRIGEKMDTEVDAPSPAPSLGERLEPRKIPLEDEVPGVPGEMELEPGYRGDREKSEDVKGDRELRPGPRDEPRSNGRREEKTEKPRFMFNIADGGFTELHTLWQNEERAAISSGKLNEIWHRRHDYWLLAGIVLHGYARWQDIQNDAQFAIINEPFKTEANKGNFLEMKNKFLARRFKLLEQALVIEEQLRRAAYLNLSQEPAHPAMALHARFAEAECLAESHQHLSKESLAGNKPANAVLHKVLNQLEELLSDMKADVTRLPATLSRIPPIAARLQMSERSILSRLASKGTEPHPTPAFPPGPYATPPGYGAAFSAAPVGALAAAGANYSQMPAGSFITAATNGPPVLVKKEKEMVGALVSDGLDRKEPRAGEVICIDD from the exons ATGAAGGAGGCAGACACTGTGATCCTGTGGGCAAGAAGTAAAAATGACCAGCTGAGGATTTCTTTTCCTCCAGGACTGTGTTGGGGTGACAGGATGCCTG ATAAGGATGACATTCGGCTGCTGCCTTCAGCATTGGGTGTGAAGAAGAGAAAACGAGGACCCAAGAAACAGAAGGAGAACAAGCCAGGAAAACCCCGAAAACGCAAGAAGCGT gacAGTGAGGAGGAATTTGGTTCTGAGCGAGATGAGTACCGGGAGAAGTCAGAGAGTGGGGGGAGTGAATATGGAACCGGACCAGGTCGGAAACGAAGAAGGAAGCACcgagaaaaaaaggagaagaagacaAAGCGGCGGAAAAAGGGGGAGGGAGATGGGGGGCAAAAG CAAGTGGAACAGAAGTCATCAGCAACTCTGCTTCTGACCTGGGGCCTGGAGGATGTGGAGCATGTGTTCTCTGAGGAGGATTACCACACACTCACCAACTACAAAGCCTTCAGCCAGTTCATGAG GCCCCTGATTGCTAAGAAGAATCCTAAGATCCCAATGTCTAAGATGATGACCATCCTTGGGGCCAAATGGAGAGAGTTCAGCGCCAACAACCCCTTCAAGGGGTCAGCAGCTGCTGtggcggcggcagcggcagcagcagcagcagctgtagCTGAGCAGGTGTCAGCTGCTGTCTCATCGGCCACCCCCATAGCACCCTCCGGACCCCCCGCCCTTCCACCACCCCCTGCTGCTGATATCCAGCCCCCACCCATCCGAAGAGCCAAAACCAAAGAGGGCAAAG GTCCAGGCCATAAGAGACGGAGTAAGAGCCCCCGAGTGCCTGATGGACGCAAGAAGCTTCGGGGAAAGAAAATGGCACCGCTCAAAATAAAACTAGGGCTGCTGGGtggcaagaggaagaaaggaggctcG TATGTTTTTCAGAGTGACGAAGGTCCTGAACCAGAGGCTGAGGAGTCAGACCTGGACAGTGGCAGTGTCCACAGTGCCTCAGGCCGGCCTGATGGCCCTGTCCGCACCAAGAAACTAAAGAGAGGCCGgccaggaaggaagaagaagaagg TCCTGGGCTGTCCTGCAGTGGccggggaggaggaggttgaTGGCTACGAGACGGATCACCAGGATTACTGTGAGGTGTGCCAGCAGGGTGGGGAAATTATTCTGTGTGACACCTGCCCTCGTGCCTACCACCTCGTCTGCCTTGATCCTGAGCTTGACCGGGCTCCCGAGGGCAAATGGAGCTGCCCTCACTGT GAGAAGGAGGGGGTCcagtgggaggccaaggaggaagaggaggaatacgaagaggagggagaggaggaaggggagaaggaggaggaggatgatcACATGGAGTACTGCCGCGTGTGCAAGGACGGCGGGGAGCTGCTGTGCTGTGACGCGTGCATCTCTTCCTACCACATTCATTGTCTAAACCCTCCCCTGCCTGACATTCCCAATGGTGAATGGCTGTGTCCCCGATGCACA TGCCCTGTGCTGAAGGGTCGAGTGCAGAAGATCCTGCATTGGCGGTGGGGGGAGCCGCCTGTAGCAGTGCCAGCCCCTCAACAGGCAGACGGGAATCCAGATGTCCCAGCCCCGCGTCCTCTTCAAGGCAGATCAGAGCGAGAGTTCTTTGTCAAGTGGGTGGGACTATCCTACTGGCACTGCTCCTGGGCCAAGGAGCTTCAG CTGGAAATCTTCCATTTGGTTATGTACCGAAACTACCAGCGGAAGAATGACATGGATGAGCCCCCGCCCCTGGACTATGGCTCCGGCGAGGATGATGGGAAGAGTGACAAGCGTAAAGTGAAAGACCCACACTATGCTGAGATGGAGGAGAAGTACTATCGTTTTGGCATCAAGCCAGAGTGGATGACTGTCCACCGTATCATCAACCACAG TGTGGATAAAAAGGGGAATTACCACTATCTAGTAAAATGGAGGGACTTGCCATATGACCAGTCCACGTGGGAGGAAGATGAAATGAATATCCCTGAATATGAAGAACATAAGCAAAGCTACTGGAGACACCG AGAACTAATTATGGGGGAAGACCCTGCCCAGCCCCGGAagtataagaaaaagaagaaggagctACAGGGTGATGGGCCTCCCAGTTCTCCCACTAATGAT CCTACCGTGAAATATGAGACTCAGCCACGGTTTATCACAGCCACTGGAGgcaccctgcacatgtaccagCTGGAAGGGCTGAACTGGCTGCGCTTCTCCTGGGCCCAGGGCACTGATACCATTCTAGCTGATGAGATGGGGCTGGGCAAGACCATACAAACTATTGTCTTCCTCTACTCACTCTATAAGGAG GGCCACACAAAAGGTCCCTTCCTGGTGAGTGCCCCACTCTCTACCATCATTAACTGGGAGCGGGAGTTCCAGATGTGGGCACCCAAATTCTATGTGGTGACATACACGGGTGACAAGGATAGCCGGGCCATCATTCGTGAGAATGAATTCTCCTTTGAGGACAACGCCATCAAAGGGGGCAAGAAAGCTTTTAAGATGAAG AGGGAGGCACAGGTGAAGTTCCACGTTCTCCTGACATCGTATGAGCTGATCACCATTGATCAGGCAGCACTCGGTTCTATCCGCTGGGCCTGTCTTGTGGTAGATGAGGCCCATCGACTCAAGAACAACCAGTCCAAG TTTTTCAGGGTTCTCAATGGTTACAAGATAGATCATAAGTTGCTGCTGACAGGAACCCCATTGCAGAACAATCTGGAGGAGCTCTTCCATCTCCTGAACTTCCTCACCCCAGAGAGATTTAA CAACttggagggcttcctggaggagttTGCTGACATATCCAAAGAGGACCAGATCAAGAAACTGCATGATTTGCTGGGGCCACATATGCTACGGAGGCTCAAGGCAGATGTCTTTAAGAACATGCCAGCCAAGACAGAGCTCATCGTTCGGGTGGAGCTAAGCCCCATGCAGAA GAAATACTACAAGTACATCCTGACTCGAAATTTTGAGGCCTTGAATTCACGAGGTGGTGGGAACCAGGTGTCGCTGCTTAATATCATGATGGATCTTAAGAAGTGCTGCAACCATCCATACCTTTTTCCCGTGGCTGCTATG GAGTCCCCCAAACTCCCCAGTGGGGCTTATGAGGGTGGGGCACTTATTAAGTCATCTGGGAAGCTCATGCTGCTCCAGAAGATGCTGCGAAAGCTGAAGGAGCAAGGACACCGAGTACTCATCTTCTCGCAG ATGACCAAAATGTTAGACTTGCTTGAGGACTTCTTAGACTATGAAGGCTACAAGTATGAACGCATCGATGGTGGCATCACTGGTGCCCTGAGGCAGGAAGCCATCGATCGGTTTAATG CTCCTGGAGCCCAACAATTCTGCTTCCTCCTGTCCACCCGAGCTGGGGGCCTGGGCATCAATCTGGCCACTGCTGACACTGTCATCATCTTTGATTCTGACTGGAACCCCCATAATGACATCCAG GCCTTTAGCCGGGCTCATCGGATTGGCCAGGCCAACAAAGTGATGATTTACCGGTTTGTGACTCGTGCGTCAGTGGAAGAGCGAATCACACAAGTGGCCAAAAGAAAGATGATGCTGACACACCTGGTTGTGCGGCCTGGGCTGGGCTCCAAGGCAGGCTCCATGTCTAAGCAGGAGCTTGACGACATTCTCAAATTTGGCACTGAAGAGCTGTTCAAGGATGAAAACGAGG GGGAGAACAAGGAGGAAGACAGCAGTGTGATTCATTATGACAATGAGGCCATCGCTCGGCTGTTGGACCGGAACCAGGATGCAACTGAGGACACTGACGTGCAGAACATGAATGAGTATCTCAGCTCCTTCAAAGTGGCACAGTACGTCGTGCGGGAAGAAGACAAG ATTGAGGAAATTGAGCGAGAGATCATCAAGCAGGAGGAGAACGTGGACCCTGACTACTGGGAGAAGCTGCTGAGGCATCACTATGAGCAACAGCAGGAAGACCTAGCCCGGAATCTAGGCAAGGGCAAGCGGGTTCGCAAGCAAGTTAACTACAATGATGCTGCTCAGGAAGACCAAG ACAACCAGTCAGAGTACTCGGTGGGTtcagaggaggaggatgaagactTCGATGAACGTCCTGAAG GGCGTAGACAGTCAAAGAGGCAGCTCCGGAATGAGAAAGATAAGCCACTGCCTCCACTGCTGGCCCGAGTCGGGGGCAACATTGAG GTGCTGGGCTTCAATACCCGTCAGCGGAAGGCTTTCCTCAATGCCGTGATGCGCTGGGGGATGCCACCACAGGATGCCTTCACCACGCAGTGGCTGGTGCGGGACCTGAGGGGCAAGACTGAGAAGGAGTTTAA GGCCTATGTATCTTTGTTCATGCGCCATCTGTGTGAGCCTGGGGCAGACGGCTCTGAAACCTTTGCCGATGGGGTCCCTCGGGAGGGACTGAGTCGCCAGCAGGTGTTGACCCGCATTGGAGTCATGTCTCTCGTCAAGAAGAAG GTGCAGGAGTTTGAGCACATCAATGGGCGTTGGTCAATGCCGGAACTGATGCCCGACCCCAGCGCTGACTCTAAGCGCTCCTCCAGAGCCTCCTCTCCTACCAAAACGTCTCCCACCACTCCTGAGGCTTCTGCTACCAACAGTCCCTGCACCTCTAAACCTG CTACTCCAGCTCCAAGTGAGAAAGGAGAAGGCATAAGGACTCCTCTTGAGAAGGAGGAAGCTGAAAACCAGGAGGAAAAGCCAGAGAAGAACAGCAGAATTGGGGAGAAGATGGACACAGAG GTTGatgcccccagcccagccccatcACTCGGGGAGCGGCTGGAGCCAAGGAAGATTCCTCTAGAGGATGAGGTGCCAGGGGTACCTGGAGAGATGGAGCTTGAACCTGGGTACCGTGGGGACAGAGAGAAGTCAG AAGATGTAAAAGGTGACCGGGAGCTTCGACCAGGGCCTCGAGATGAGCCACGGTCCAATGGGCGAcgagaggaaaagacagagaagcCCCGGTTCATGTTCAATATCGCAGATGGTGGCTTCACAG AGCTTCACACACTGTGGCAGAATGAGGAACGGGCAGCTATTTCCTCAGGCAAACTCAATGAGATCTGGCACAGAAGACACGACTACTGGCTTCTGGCTGGGATTGTCCT CCATGGCTATGCACGGTGGCAGGACATCCAGAATGATGCTCAATTTGCCATTATCAACGAGCCATTTAAAACTGAAGCCAATAAGGGGAACTTTCTGGAGATGAAAAATAAGTTCCTGGCCCGGAGGTTCAAG CTCCTGGAGCAGGCGCTGGTGATTGAGGAGCAGCTGCGGCGGGCGGCCTACCTGAACCTGTCGCAGGAGCCGGCGCACCCCGCCATGGCCCTCCACGCCCGCTTCGCCGAGGCCGAGTGCCTGGCCGAGAGCCACCAGCACCTCTCCAAGGAGTCGCTGGCGGGGAACAAGCCGGCCAACGCCGTCCTGCACAAGG TTCTGAACCAGCTGGAGGAGTTGCTGAGCGACATGAAGGCGGACGTGACCCGCCTGCCAGCCACGCTATCCCGAATACCCCCCATCGCAGCCCGCCTTCAGATGTCCGAGCGCAGCATCCTCAGCCGGCTGGCCAGCAAGGGCACGGAGCCTCACCCCACACCG GCCTTCCCCCCGGGTCCCTACGCTACACCTCCGGGGTACGGGGCGGCCTTCAGCGCCGCACCCGTAGGGGCCCTGGCCGCCGCAGGCGCCAATTACAGCCAGATGCCTGCAGGGTCCTTCATCACAG CCGCCACCAACGGCCCTCCAGTGCT